The Thermomonospora curvata DSM 43183 DNA segment CCCCGCCGGCCCGGCACCGGGAGCCGGCGAACAGACCGCATCTGCGGAAGGGCTGTGCGACCCGGCCGGTTGGTGAGATACTTGCCGGTCCGAGCCCAGTGGGGGTGACAGATGACATTTGCTGGACCTGCCCGACCGGAACCCGAGTACAACCGCAAGACGCCGGCCAGCGGGCCCACCGTCTTGCGCATCGTGTTGGGCGGCCAGCTGCGCCGGCTCCGCGAGGAGGCGGGGCTGTCCCGCGCCCAGGCCGGCGATCTCATCCGCGGGTCGGAGTCCAAGATCAGCCGGCTGGAGCTGGGCAAGGTGAGCTTCAAGGCGCGCGACGTGGCCGACCTGCTGGACGCCTACGGGGTGACCGGCGAGCGCCGTCAGACCCTGCTGGAGCTGGTCGAGCAGGCCAACCGGCCCGGCTGGTGGCACCAGTACGGCGATGTGCTGCCGCAGTGGTTCGAGACCTACCTGGGGCTGGAGCAGGACGCCGCGCGGATCCGCGAATACCAGCTGCAGTTCGTCCCCGCGCTGCTGCAGACCGCCGACTACGCCCGCGCGGCCATCCGGCTGGGCCATCCCTCGGCCGATGAGCGCGAGCTGCAGCGGCGCGTGGAGCTGCGCATGCGCCGCCGCGAGCTGCTCACCCGCCCCGACCCGCCCCACCTGTGGGTGGTGATGGACGAGGCGGTGCTGGTCCGCCCGGTCGGCGGGCGCGCGGTGATGCGCGCGCAGCTGCGCCACCTGGCCGAGATCTGCGCGATGCCCACGGTCACCGTGCAGGTGGTGCCGTTTTCGGCCGGCGGGCACGCCGCGGCCGGCGGGGCCTTCACCCTGCTGCGCTTCGCCGAGCCGGGAGTGCCCGACATCGTCTACCTGGAGCAGCTCACCGGCGCCCTGTACATCGACAAGCCCGCCGAAGTGGAGCGCTACCAGAAGGTGATGGACCGACTGTGCGTGGACGCCGAGCCGGACCGGCGCACGCCCGACATCATCGCCGACGTCCTGCGCCGGATGTGACCCGCCGGGCTTTCAGAGGGCCTCCCGGCCGCCGGGCCGGGCGGGCGTGCGGCCGTGGGCGGGCTCCAGCACCCCCCGCTCGGTGACCAGCGCGTCGATCAGGCGGGCCGGGGTCACATCGAAGGCCGGGTTGAGGCCGCGCGAGCCCTCCGGGGCGACCCGCACGCCCTGCCAGCACAGCACCTCCTCTTCGGCGCGCGACTCGATGGGGATGTCCGCCCCGGTCGCGGTGGCCAGGTCCACCGTGCTCCACGGCGCCGCCACCACGAACGGCACCCCCGCGTCCGCGCAGGCCAGCGCCACCCCCACAGAGCCGATCTTGTTGGCCGTATCGCCGTTGGCGGCGATGCGGTCGGCCCCGATGATCGCCACGTCCACCAGGCCCCGCAGGATGGTGCCGGCGGCGGCCCCGTCGGCCAGCACGTAGTGGGGGATGCCCTCGTGCGCCAGCTCCCAGGCCGTCAGGCGGGACCCCTGCAGCAGCGGCCGGGTCTCGTCGGCGTACACCACCTCCACCAGGCCGCGGGCGTGCAGCTCCCGCACCACGCCCAGCGCGGTGCCCC contains these protein-coding regions:
- a CDS encoding helix-turn-helix domain-containing protein; this encodes MTFAGPARPEPEYNRKTPASGPTVLRIVLGGQLRRLREEAGLSRAQAGDLIRGSESKISRLELGKVSFKARDVADLLDAYGVTGERRQTLLELVEQANRPGWWHQYGDVLPQWFETYLGLEQDAARIREYQLQFVPALLQTADYARAAIRLGHPSADERELQRRVELRMRRRELLTRPDPPHLWVVMDEAVLVRPVGGRAVMRAQLRHLAEICAMPTVTVQVVPFSAGGHAAAGGAFTLLRFAEPGVPDIVYLEQLTGALYIDKPAEVERYQKVMDRLCVDAEPDRRTPDIIADVLRRM
- the mtnA gene encoding S-methyl-5-thioribose-1-phosphate isomerase; translated protein: MTELQAVSWTGDALRLIDQTLLPHRLEHLEIREVDALVDAIVRLAVRGAPALGVAGAYGVALAMLQAEREGWDRARLEAALERIRTARPTAVNLAGGVDRVRPLVDAGLAAVLEEAGRVLEEDVAANRAIGVHGAQWICARVPRRPLRILTHCNTGALATAGWGTALGVVRELHARGLVEVVYADETRPLLQGSRLTAWELAHEGIPHYVLADGAAAGTILRGLVDVAIIGADRIAANGDTANKIGSVGVALACADAGVPFVVAAPWSTVDLATATGADIPIESRAEEEVLCWQGVRVAPEGSRGLNPAFDVTPARLIDALVTERGVLEPAHGRTPARPGGREAL